Proteins encoded within one genomic window of Bermanella sp. WJH001:
- a CDS encoding NAD(P)H-binding protein — MNKGIVIAGATGELGKRLVEKLIAHNPNHQIHVLVRTESPLFDERVQQHIISYDTLDTFKLSSGFDMAYSCLGTTIKTAGSKAQFKYVDHDLTLKFANWAHQHGCSNFACISAIGANKTSHNFYLAVKGETEHDLTQIGFKHLWLIRPSLLLGQRDEFRLGEYLGALLSMFISPFMVGPLAKYKPVQMLQVAETMAKLSDNNDEKEGCHVIQGQALINP; from the coding sequence ATGAATAAAGGGATTGTCATAGCAGGTGCTACCGGCGAATTGGGCAAAAGACTTGTAGAAAAGTTAATTGCACACAACCCAAATCACCAAATACACGTTCTCGTTCGTACCGAGTCTCCCTTATTTGATGAGCGCGTACAGCAACACATCATCAGCTATGACACCTTAGATACATTTAAGCTCAGCAGTGGCTTTGATATGGCTTATTCGTGCTTAGGCACCACCATTAAAACGGCAGGTAGCAAAGCGCAATTTAAATACGTCGATCACGATCTAACCCTAAAATTTGCCAATTGGGCACACCAACACGGCTGCTCAAATTTTGCTTGTATTAGTGCTATTGGCGCCAACAAAACCAGCCATAACTTTTACCTAGCGGTAAAGGGCGAAACCGAACACGACTTAACTCAAATAGGTTTTAAGCATCTATGGTTAATTCGACCAAGTTTATTACTGGGTCAGCGAGACGAGTTTCGCTTGGGTGAATACCTAGGTGCCCTGCTTAGTATGTTTATAAGCCCATTCATGGTTGGGCCACTGGCCAAATACAAACCTGTGCAAATGCTGCAAGTGGCCGAAACTATGGCAAAACTATCAGATAATAATGATGAAAAAGAAGGGTGCCATGTTATACAAGGTCAGGCTTTAATTAACCCTTAG
- a CDS encoding DUF1289 domain-containing protein: MQQVELFPVPNPCIGVCQSNAKGYCMGCLRSRVERQKWNDLMPAEKMRILDLCALRKEKIAAIIKAQQEQQASKG; this comes from the coding sequence ATGCAACAGGTTGAATTATTTCCCGTCCCCAATCCTTGTATCGGTGTATGCCAAAGCAATGCTAAGGGTTATTGCATGGGATGTTTACGCTCAAGGGTTGAGCGCCAAAAGTGGAATGATTTAATGCCCGCCGAAAAAATGCGCATTTTAGATTTATGCGCACTTCGTAAAGAAAAGATCGCAGCCATTATTAAGGCTCAGCAAGAGCAGCAGGCCTCTAAGGGTTAA